The window CCCTGGTCTTCACGATTACTATGGAAACTACTATTGATTCCACGAGGATGAGAAAGATGGAACAAGGGTCCGTCTATGCGGTTATGATTGTAACCTAGCCCTTTCCATCGGTGTATTCGCTCTCCATCTTCCCTTCCCCACCCGTAAAAGTTCGGGTTTTCAATCCCCGTTGCCTTGTAATCCTGAAGGTTTGCAAGAAAAGCACCACCTATGGGGTCAGGTCCATACATTGACATCATTTTAGCTTTGTGTGAAGTAAATACTGTAAGATCCCGATTTTTTATAAAAATTTCCCTAAGGATCATACCCGTATCTAAAAATTCTTTGGCATAGGGAAAAACGAAACTTGATTCGCCATCTTTCATGCATTTTAGGGCTGCTATGATTTGTTTTGGTGGAATGATAACATCACAGTCCCAAATTGCTACAAATGGTGTCTTAGAAAACCCTACCAATGTATTGATGTATTTTGTCCGGTGGAAGATATCGTCCCTATCTTCTTCAAACCAATAATTTATTTTATTCCCTGCTAAAGCAGAAATAATCCCGGTTTTATAAGCGGAAGCTTCAAGGACTAAAATAGGAGAGCGTAAGTGATGGTGTAGAAAGTCTATCACCACCATTAGGTTTTCCAACCGAATGACTGAATCCAACCGGACAGGAATAAGAAAGCTGATATCTTGCAGAGACGCTTTATTCATGTTGAGGATCTTTAATTTGTTTCAAAAAAAGGAGAGCGTAATGAATTCCTGTAATTCCGTAAATAAACCCCATTTCGTTTTCTGGATTTTTTTCGGTGGCTCTCCAATACTCGGATTTCTCCAGATGTTGCATCGCTAGTTGTACGTTTTTTTCATCATTAAACAAGCCCTTCCAATCATCTATTTCCAACCCTACTTGCTTGTCTAATAAAATCAAACCGGAAAGACCGTTTTCTACATACAGGCTTTTATTTGCAAGCCTAAAAGAAGTGATTGAAGCACTATTTAATTTTTCTTGCAGAAGTCGGGTGTGTGCTGACCAATCCTCATGTGCCACCTTGCTCATTCCGTAAAGCAAACTGAGACAGTTTCCTAAATTTTGGGGAATCAAGGAAAGCAGCAGAGGAGAAATGTTTCGAATCATTTGTCGGGTTTTGTTGGGCATTATGTTCAGGCGGTTGATTTCACCCAACACATACAGGTAATTGGGTAGGTCCCAGAATAGGTTAAATTCTTTTGGCTCAGTAAAATTGCCCCTGTTTTCTTCGGCCATTAGGTGGATGCGGTTGATCAGTAAAACTGCAAGAGAAGTGAATATTTCACTGTTTACCTTCTCTGGCGCATTTTTAGGCTGGACTGAAACACGGTCGAGGATATAGATCAGGTAGCCTAATATTCCACGCTTTAAGCCAAATTCAAGCTCGTTCGTTTTTTCAGAAATAACCTTGAAAAGGATTGTGTCTATTTCCATTAGCAATTCATCGGCATTACCCTCCAAATAACCTCTTTTGATTAATTGGTTAATTCCCCAGGCAATTCCGGCCAGTCCATTGTCAAATGAGGTCGGCATCGGGTTTTGGTGAATAAAATTGTACCCCTCTTGTAGTAAATGTTCCGCTGCATGCTGGTATTTTAGTTCTTCGCACTGTTGAAAGGCTTCGAAGAAGTAAAGGCAAAGGCCAAACTTGCCTTTAAAGAGTCCAGGATTTTCGAGGCTGGTGTAATGTCCCAACAATAGCTCATCTCGTGTATGGAAAAGTTGTGTAACCTTATTCATCTGTTATTTTTACAGGGTGGTAAAGTTTATTTTTCAAATTCCCTGTTTTTTCGAAAACGGGTCTCCATCGCATGGTGCCGTCGGAAAGTATACCTCTTTTGTTAGGTGTATTTTCCGAATAAAATTTGTTTTCAAGGCCTTCGGGTACAAATTCCCCTTACCCACCAAAGTCTTGGATGGAAAATCCACTTTCATAAAGCAGGGTAGGAATGAGTACTTCATGATGCCCACACCACTTGCTTAAGAGTGCTTTGTGAAGTAATTCTAAAGCTTGACGTGAAATTCGGTAGATGGGGTTAAAGGACCGGATCCGTTGCTCTTGTGGGATAACGGTGTAGGGATGGGCCAGGGTAGGCCACCAAGGCCATTCCGGTTCTTCTTTATAGCGGCGGATATGACTACTGATAAAATCAGTGTCAATAGAGGAAAAATCTTCAAAAAAGGATTTCCAATCCCCCGAGAATTCCACGTCGTCTTCAATGCACCAATAGTAATCGTAATGTGGATGAGAAAGGTAGAATTTTAGCAAGGGGAAATGATTGCTACCCGGTACCAGGGTAAAGCCAAGTGGGAAATAATTCAAGGAGCTTAAGACTTCATCGTCAAAGATGTGCGTATTCACGTCTTCTAAGTTTGGATTAGAATTATCCCCTAGCAAATGGTACAACACCACTGTATCTCCCATATTTTGGGTAGCTGTAAACAGCTTATGGTAATTTTGAATTAAAGGGAGTGAGGTTTTATTGGTGAGGATTAAAAAAGATTGTTTTAGCGAAGTATTTTTGCCCATTGAGGTATTATTTTAGGTCAGGTAAGTCAAAAACAGCAATTCCTGGATCTTCATCTGTGGTGATGCCATATAATTTTTGGGATTCCTCGTCTACCGCCAATCCTCTGATAGAAATATCCAATATAAAATTACATTTAATTTTACCTTCCAGGTCAAATGCATAGATATCATTGGCGATTTCATTACTTTCCCTCAATTGTTTTTCGGTTTTATCAGAATATAAACCAAAAATATAGTTTTTGGATATAGCAATGTCCAAATAGGCCAAGGGTTCGGCTATACCCACGATTAATTTATTAGATGAGCCACTGGAATTAGCAATTGTAAATTTGGGAATGTAATTGAAGGGGCCATCTGTAATGAAAATTTTTCCTTTCTCTTTGTTTAAAATTTCAATTCTATCTCTATAAACACCAGCAGATGCATAAACATTATTTATCTGGTTTCCTTTAAACCATCCCATATGTAAATCCGACATCATATAATTGGTTAGGTCTTCTCTGACTAAATGATCTTCCCATTTCCCATAATTCGCTAAGCGCCTTCCATCAATCGAAAATTCTACAAATTGATGGGGATCATTTACCATGCGGCACATAACTGTACTATCGGAGGACCAAGCCATGGCCATGGCCATATAGAAGTCTCCTTCTTGTTTGATTTGATTTTTTGACAATGATGTGGTATCATCAAGGTCGAATTCTGAAAAATGCTTTGACATTGCGCTATAAACCCAGAAAGTATTATCATTGGCACCTAAATCAATTCCTGAGACGTCAGAAACTTCACCGGGTCCAAACCCTATTTTACCGAATGGCCGCAAATATTTCATTTTTTTTGCATCGAGGACATGAATTGGAGGAAAATCTTCAGGTACCCTTCTGCTTTCGCCAATGATCAACTTATTGTTTTTAATGAAAATTTTAAGCGGCACTTTTATTTCCTCAAAAAAGTATTTTTTGCCAGCCAGGTTTACTGTTCTAGGTATCGTTTTTTCAGTAAAGCTTTTTACATTATCAGATTTCAATTTGTCTTCTGAACAATTCGATAAAGACAATAGTATAATGATTAACATTGCCGCATTTAATAAAACCTTATTTGATTTTTTAGTTAATTTCACAACAGTATTAAATTTACAATTTGCTAAAAAGCTTCACGATAAACCGAAAGATTCTAACTAACCTAAATAAATCTAGATATAAAATAACTCTTATCGTGAAGCCTTTTATTTACTATTTACCATAGATTATTGATGATTCGTACAGGTATCACCTGGAAAATCTCTATCAACCGGTCTGTCCTCTGACCATACTATTCCAGATTCATCAGTACAGTATGAGGTGCCTGGGCAACACATATAGCCACAACCTCCATCTGCTTCTACATTAAAAGAATTAAATAATCCAACACTCATGGCCACAACCCCAGCGGCCACCGTAGCTTTTTGTAAAGTTATTTTCTTTTTCATGCTATTTTTTGGTTTATGGTTAAAAGATGTATTAATTAAACCAATTAAATTTATTTTTCATAAACGATTAATTATATTTATCGTGAACTGGTTGCTTTTTCCCGTGGATGGGCATATTTATTGGATATGGTGATGTAGTGATCTTGTGATGTAGTGATTGGGTGATAGAGTGACCTTGTAATCTACTGGAGGTGAGTTCTTAAGGAATTGGTTAATCCTTTATTTGATATATGGCAAAAACAAAAGAAACTGTTTCTTGTTGTAGTGACTCAAGCAGGGGATGGTCTGAATTTTCCATCTGTTCAATTGTAATAAATTCATCGGGATAATGGACGCTAATGAGTGTATTATTGGATAAATATTTAACATTTAAATAAGGTAATAACCCATCTAAATCATTGGTAGCATTGGAGATGGATTTAGATGTTTTTTTTGTTCTATTATAGAGTAGCGTACTTCTGTAATTTTTCTCCCTAAAACAAGTGACCAAATATTTTCCGGATAGGTGTAAATTGGGCATGTGGTATACATAGTCTTGCATGTACTCCAAGTTATTTAGAATATTTGAGTCATGTTCCTGAAATATATTTAACTTTAACTTTCTAGAATTCTCAAAATCCAAATACATCTTTTCTTTCAATTCCTTACCTTCAAATACGTAGATTGTATCGGAAAAATGCTTTGTAAAGAAAGTTTTGTTGTCTAAGTAGACCAAGATATTCCTGTCGGCAAAAAACGGAATTTTTTCTTCCATAAATTTAGAGGTAAAAAAAGGATGGACTTTCTGGTTTTCATATGAAAATAATATATTATCGCCATGCTTAGGGTCAGCCGACGAAATGTTTGGAGGAACGTAAAATATCAACTCGTCCTTTTTGGTAGCTAAGAATTTATATCCACCACTTATTGGTCTGTCTAAATCTTCAACGAAATTTCCATTGAAATCGAATGCCAATATTTTTTTGGTAGATAAAATAAGTACTTTCGGGTCTTCATGATGTATGACAAAGTCGTTAATTTGAGTGTACTCCCCCGGTCCTTCCCCAAATGCGTTGATACTGCTTAGGAAATTACCCTCCTTGTCAAGGATAATTACTTTGGGATTTTGGTAAAAGTCTCCAATGAATATATTATCTTCAGTTATAATTACTTTATCGGCCTGGCCAATGGATGATTCAAGTGGTAATTGGACAGTTATATAATTTACTTTATTAAAAACTTCTGAAAATCTTTCGATATTTTCTTCAGGTATGGGAATTGCCATATTTTGGGAACCCAAATTATTGTTATTGGATGTATTTGAGCAGGAGCAGAGAAATAAAAAACTAAAGATAATTCCGGGTAATGTTTGAGAGAAAGAATTCATTGTTTTTCTTAAAAGCCTCCACATGCGAGACTACATGGGTTTTGCATCCAAACTTCGCAGGTAAAAATTCCTTCTTCACGGCATTTTTTTACTACAAAGGTACAATTGGGATAATAATTTTGGCAGTAGTCGTTCTCTTTATAATAGCCACAACCTCCATCTGCTTCCACATTAAAAGAGTTAAATAGTCCAACACTCATGGCCACAACCCCTGCGGCCACAGTAGCTTTTTGTAAAGTTATTTTCTTTTTCATGCTATTTTTTGGTTTATGGTTAAAAGATGTATTAATTAAACCAATTTAATTTATTTTTAATAAAGAGATAGTTGTATTTATTGTGAACTGGCTGCTTTTTCCCGTGAAAGGGCATATTTATCTTGTGAATAGCATGTTTGAAGACTGTAATGAGAAGAAAATCAGGAATTTGTGGTATAGAGATTGAGTGATGGTGTGATGTGGTGGTGGGGTGATAGTGTGATGTAGTGAATCGGTGGCTGTGGTGTGCCATTCTTTTGCCTTTACCTTTTTTAGCACCCGTTAGGAATGAAAATTTGACATCTTGTATAATGGTGAATTATCTTTTTGGGAATCTTGACATAAGAAAAAATGATCTTGTAAGCTATCTACTAGAATGTAAAATACGTTTAAAAACACTTATTAAAACCACTATAAAAAAATCACTATATTTAAAGGAGCTAATTCTACCAAACAGCATGGAAAAATTTGAAGAATTTGAACATCCTATTAAGCGGGCTTTGAACAACATGGATGCCAAAATTTCCTATTTACATGATTCAACAGGTCAACTCAAAAACTCCTTTGGAGAATTCCAGGAAGAGATGGATGAGTTTATGCATTTTGTCGGGAATCACGTTTCAGATCATGAACAGCGTCTCATCCGGATTGAGAAGCACATGGGTATTTAAATAATTGTTTGTTCTTTTTTGACTTGGGTTTTAATTATGGAGGTTTAGCAATATTGATATTAAATGAGAATGATTAAGAATTCTAATCTTTTATACCCTCTATTTGTTAACAGGTATCAATTTATTGATGATAAAGTGATCTGGGAATGTAGTGATCTTGTGATCTGCGATGGGGTGATGTGGGATTAGGTTTAGGAGACTTTAATATTTGGGTTTATGCTTAACTAGGATTTATCTAACAAAAGTAAATTGAGCTTTACCAGTCCTCAGGCAAGTCTAGTGACCAAACGTCATTGACTAGGGGAGGGAGCATGCCTCCGGCAACAAATATTTTATCCTGAAATACAAATGCCGAATGTTCGTGTCGGCCGGGCCAGCTAATTTCCTGTTTGTATTCAGTCCAGTTTATGCCATCCCTGCTGTACCAGACATCTCCCCAGTTTTTGTAAGGGTTGTTGGACCATCCTCCCATTACCCAGATACAGTCCCTGTACACGACAGATGAAAACCATATCCGCTTATGCCAGGGGGCAGCTTCGGTTACCTGTTCCCAATTGATGCCGTCTTCTGTGACCCAAACATCGTTATTTGCATGGTATTCAGGGGTGTAATTGCCTCCGCCGAAAACATACATCTTGCCATTGAGCACAGCGGACTGATGGTAAGCTCTTGGAGACCAGCCGGCATCGGCAGTGGCCAATTCCCAATCCTTACCATTTTCGGAAACCCAAACATCGTTTTTAAGGCTTTTTTCATCCCCAAAATAGTAATTCTCTACACCACCCATTAACCATAGCTTGCCTTTGAATTCCACTATGGTTGATGCAATTCTAGCTGTCCAGGAAGCTGCCTTCTTTTCCAATTTCCAGTCTGCTCCATTTGTGGAGGACCAGATGCTATTGCTGGCAGAATGTCCTTCCAGTCGGCCATTGTACCAACCACCTGTAATCCACATTTTGTCCTTAAAAACAAAAGTCATGGGCAGGTCACTGTGGATCCATGGCGCATTGGATGCTACTTTGTTCCAGTCCTTTCCATTGGCAGAGGACCACACATCTCTTGGTGGCGCGTGATGGGAGTCAAACCAGCCACCTAAAATCCAGAGTTTGTCTTTGTAAACCAGTTCTCCTTGTGAATCCCTGGCCTGCCAGTCCGCCTTTTCGCTCACCTGTTCCCAATTGGGCAAAAGGTTTTGGGCCTTCAGGTCATTTACCAAAAGACTAAAAAAAAGTAAAGGGAGGAGGAAATTTCTTTTGTTCATTTTAGGAAGCATATTACTCATTTACTCTTTTTCCAAAGCCCAATGAATACTATTGATCAACAATTGAATAAAGGGCGCTTGTTTGAAATCCGTAGGATAGCCCAATGAGGTGTAAAAAACCTTTCCACCATAAGCTGTGGTTCTTGTCCATGCAATGGGTTCGATGTCGGATTTTCCTCTTGGCTTACCATTGAGTAAAATTACCGCATTTGGGTCAATGATTGGCTTTACTTTATATACCTGACCCTTGCTCTTCCAGTTTTTTAAGTCTATGTCGGCTAGAATTGGATGGCCTTCTGTATTGGGGAAAGCAGTCACAATTGTCCCTAATTTCTCAGGGAAATAACCATTGTTTTCACAACCCAATATGTCCGGTACAAAACCCCACCAACCCTCGAAACCGGGCTCCACTTCATCTCTAACCGAAAACCCGTGATTGGCTGTTCGCAAACCCACCATTGGTTTGCCTGACCTCAGATAATTTTTGAGGCTTGTCATTTGGTCAAAAGGCAGGGCCAGTCTTCTGCAAAAGACAACCAATAGGTCCGCCTCTTCTAGTACCTCAAGATTAGGAAAGCGGTAGGCACCATGTGTACCCTCACCTTTCAGCACGGTTATTTTTAAGTCTTCATATTTTTCATCTAACATCTCCGCAAAAGGAGGGACGGTAAGGTGGGCTTCATAGTTTAAAGGATCCTCACTGATTAGAAACACCACATGTTTTGATTCCTTAGGTTTATTGGCGCCTAAGGTTGTTGCAAAGATAGTTACAGGTAAGCCTAGAGCACAACAAATTAAAAACGCGACCAAAAGGTATTTGTGATTTTTCATTAGTTGGGTATATAGGTAAGAGAAAGCGTGTTTGAATTTAAAATAGTGAAATAGACAAATTTAAATTTTGCACGGTTACGTTACCTAAATATGGTTTAAATTTTTTAAGTATTGAAATATTATCTTATAAAATATGGAGTAAGTAATGGATTTAAACGGAGCCTAAGGGAGTTGAAGGGGTAAGAGTTAACCCTTCAAGGTAGAAAAAATACGAATAATGCCGTAGCATATTTTTTTCCAATTATGGTAACTTTTACACTATACTATCGCAAGAAGCGCGGGGGCATGCCAGAGAACGAGGCAGCGTTGGGCCATGCGGGGAGGAGTTTTCTTATGGCTTGATTTTTCTTTGCTTCGTTTCTTTTCATCTAAGGAAAAGAAATGAAGAGGTCAAAAGATTCTTTGCTGAGGAAAATTAAAATTTTAACCTCTCAATTATGCTAAGCCAAATACCAGATCATCACGTCACTCCCCACCCTAAGGATTCAGCTTCGCTCATCCACCGGGTTAAATTGTGGTTATTTACTTTGATACGTCTAACATACCTTCTTTCTTACAATGGGACTGCCTGTATTTCTTCTAAATTTCAAACGAAGCCTACTGGACAGGAAAAAATGCCAATAATGGCATACCATGTTTTTTCCAATTATGGTAACTTTTACACTATGTTATCACAAGAAGAGCGGGGGCATGCTAGAGAACGAGGCAGCGTTGGGCCATGTGGGGAGGAGTTTTCTGCTGGCTTGATTTTTCTTTGCTTCGTTTCTTTTCATCTAAGGAAAAGAAATGAAGAGGATAAAAGATTCTTTGCTGAGGAAAATTAAAATTTTATCCTCTCTAATGGACTAGGCATAATACTGTATCATCAAACCACCCTAAGGCTTCAGCTTCGCTCATCCACCGGGTTAAATTGTGGTTATTTACTTTAATGCGTCTAACATACCTTTTTTCTTACAATGGGACTGCCTGTATTTCTTCCAAATTTCAAACAAAACCTACTGGACAGGAGAAAATGCCAATAATGGCATACCATGTTTTTTCCAATTATGGTATCTTTTACACTATGCTATCGCAAGAAGCGCGGGGACATGCCAGAGAACGAGGCGGCGTCGGGCCATGTGGGGAGGATTTTTCTGCTGGCTTGATTTTTCTTTGCTTCGTTTCTTTTCATCTAAGGAAAAGAAATGAAGAGGTCAAAAGATTCTTTGCTGAGGAAAATTAAAATTTTAACCTCTCTAATGGGCTAGGCCTAATACTGTATCATCAAATCACCCTAAGGCTTCAGCTTCGCTCAGCCTCCAGTTTGAATTGTGGCTATTTACTTTAATGCGTCTAACACACCTACTTCCTTGCAATGGGATTGCCTCTATTTCTTTCAAGCACAACCTACAAGTCAGGAGAAAATGCCAATAATGCCCTAGCATGTTTTTTCCAATTATGGTAACTTTTACACTATGCTATCGCAAGAAGCGCGTGGGCATGCCAGAGAACGAGGCGGTGTCGGGCCATGTGGGGAGGAGTTTTCTGCTGGCTTGATTTTTCTTTGCTTCGTTTCTTTTCATCTAAAGAAAAGAAATGAAGAGGTCAGAAGATTCTTTGCTGAGGAAAATTAAAATTTTAACCTCTCTAATGGACTAGGCATAATACTGTATCATCAAACCACCCTAAGGCTTAAGCTTCGCTCAGCCACCGGGTTAAATTGTGGCTATTTACTTTAATGCGTCTAACACACCTACTTCCTTGCAATGGGATTGCCTCTATTTCTTTCAAGCACAACCTACAAGTCAGGAGAAAATGCCAATAATAACATAGCATGTTTTTTCCAATTATGGTATCTTTTACACTATACTATCGCAAGAAGCGCGGGGGCATGCCAGAGAACGAGGCGGCGTTGGGCCATGCGGTGAGGAGTTTTCTGCTGGCTTGATTTTTCTTTGCTTCGTTTCTTTTTATCATGTTTACCCTGTCTTATTCAGGGCCTGTCCTGATGCGCAGCGGTCAGGAGAAAAGAAATGAAGAGGTCAAAAGATTCTTTGCTGAGGAAAATTAAAATTTTAACCTCTCTAATGGGCTAGGCCTAATACTGTATCATTAAATCATCCTAAGGCTTCAGCTTCGCTCAGCCACCGGGGAAGGGGTGATTTCCTTTATTATCTCATCTTATAATTTACTCGAGAATTTAGGTGCTCCAGAGGA of the Cyclobacterium marinum DSM 745 genome contains:
- a CDS encoding glycosyltransferase family protein; protein product: MNKASLQDISFLIPVRLDSVIRLENLMVVIDFLHHHLRSPILVLEASAYKTGIISALAGNKINYWFEEDRDDIFHRTKYINTLVGFSKTPFVAIWDCDVIIPPKQIIAALKCMKDGESSFVFPYAKEFLDTGMILREIFIKNRDLTVFTSHKAKMMSMYGPDPIGGAFLANLQDYKATGIENPNFYGWGREDGERIHRWKGLGYNHNRIDGPLFHLSHPRGINSSFHSNREDQGKWNDILYIKSLGKKELNNKIQEWSQS
- a CDS encoding lanthionine synthetase LanC family protein, whose translation is MNKVTQLFHTRDELLLGHYTSLENPGLFKGKFGLCLYFFEAFQQCEELKYQHAAEHLLQEGYNFIHQNPMPTSFDNGLAGIAWGINQLIKRGYLEGNADELLMEIDTILFKVISEKTNELEFGLKRGILGYLIYILDRVSVQPKNAPEKVNSEIFTSLAVLLINRIHLMAEENRGNFTEPKEFNLFWDLPNYLYVLGEINRLNIMPNKTRQMIRNISPLLLSLIPQNLGNCLSLLYGMSKVAHEDWSAHTRLLQEKLNSASITSFRLANKSLYVENGLSGLILLDKQVGLEIDDWKGLFNDEKNVQLAMQHLEKSEYWRATEKNPENEMGFIYGITGIHYALLFLKQIKDPQHE
- a CDS encoding DUF3405 domain-containing protein: MGKNTSLKQSFLILTNKTSLPLIQNYHKLFTATQNMGDTVVLYHLLGDNSNPNLEDVNTHIFDDEVLSSLNYFPLGFTLVPGSNHFPLLKFYLSHPHYDYYWCIEDDVEFSGDWKSFFEDFSSIDTDFISSHIRRYKEEPEWPWWPTLAHPYTVIPQEQRIRSFNPIYRISRQALELLHKALLSKWCGHHEVLIPTLLYESGFSIQDFGG
- a CDS encoding BF3164 family lipoprotein — its product is MLIIILLSLSNCSEDKLKSDNVKSFTEKTIPRTVNLAGKKYFFEEIKVPLKIFIKNNKLIIGESRRVPEDFPPIHVLDAKKMKYLRPFGKIGFGPGEVSDVSGIDLGANDNTFWVYSAMSKHFSEFDLDDTTSLSKNQIKQEGDFYMAMAMAWSSDSTVMCRMVNDPHQFVEFSIDGRRLANYGKWEDHLVREDLTNYMMSDLHMGWFKGNQINNVYASAGVYRDRIEILNKEKGKIFITDGPFNYIPKFTIANSSGSSNKLIVGIAEPLAYLDIAISKNYIFGLYSDKTEKQLRESNEIANDIYAFDLEGKIKCNFILDISIRGLAVDEESQKLYGITTDEDPGIAVFDLPDLK
- a CDS encoding 6-bladed beta-propeller; the protein is MAIPIPEENIERFSEVFNKVNYITVQLPLESSIGQADKVIITEDNIFIGDFYQNPKVIILDKEGNFLSSINAFGEGPGEYTQINDFVIHHEDPKVLILSTKKILAFDFNGNFVEDLDRPISGGYKFLATKKDELIFYVPPNISSADPKHGDNILFSYENQKVHPFFTSKFMEEKIPFFADRNILVYLDNKTFFTKHFSDTIYVFEGKELKEKMYLDFENSRKLKLNIFQEHDSNILNNLEYMQDYVYHMPNLHLSGKYLVTCFREKNYRSTLLYNRTKKTSKSISNATNDLDGLLPYLNVKYLSNNTLISVHYPDEFITIEQMENSDHPLLESLQQETVSFVFAIYQIKD
- a CDS encoding Kelch repeat-containing protein, which encodes MNKRNFLLPLLFFSLLVNDLKAQNLLPNWEQVSEKADWQARDSQGELVYKDKLWILGGWFDSHHAPPRDVWSSANGKDWNKVASNAPWIHSDLPMTFVFKDKMWITGGWYNGRLEGHSASNSIWSSTNGADWKLEKKAASWTARIASTIVEFKGKLWLMGGVENYYFGDEKSLKNDVWVSENGKDWELATADAGWSPRAYHQSAVLNGKMYVFGGGNYTPEYHANNDVWVTEDGINWEQVTEAAPWHKRIWFSSVVYRDCIWVMGGWSNNPYKNWGDVWYSRDGINWTEYKQEISWPGRHEHSAFVFQDKIFVAGGMLPPLVNDVWSLDLPEDW
- a CDS encoding ThuA domain-containing protein, with translation MKNHKYLLVAFLICCALGLPVTIFATTLGANKPKESKHVVFLISEDPLNYEAHLTVPPFAEMLDEKYEDLKITVLKGEGTHGAYRFPNLEVLEEADLLVVFCRRLALPFDQMTSLKNYLRSGKPMVGLRTANHGFSVRDEVEPGFEGWWGFVPDILGCENNGYFPEKLGTIVTAFPNTEGHPILADIDLKNWKSKGQVYKVKPIIDPNAVILLNGKPRGKSDIEPIAWTRTTAYGGKVFYTSLGYPTDFKQAPFIQLLINSIHWALEKE